From the Syntrophorhabdaceae bacterium genome, the window GTCTCCTTGAAACTTACGAGAATTGCAAGGGCGTTGTCGTACCTTCTCCCGGCCATGAAAGAAAAAAATTCATCCTTCTTTGATCCGTAAAGATTGTAAAGCTCATCCTCTTCTTTCAGGCTGAAAAGCTTCGGGTCAACAACCATCTCACCGCTTAGCTGCTTTGTGATGTTGTAGACCCGCCTGAACCCCACCATGAGCCTTTCAAAATCGGCTATGGATTTCTGGGTCTCAAGGGCAAGGAGCCGGAGGTACCCGTCATAGATATCCTGCGCCACAAAAGGAAGCACACTCTCGACAAAATCCTGGTTATGGTTCTCGTCGATCATGGCGAACTTGAAGCGCGTGGTCACAAATTCTGTGAGTGACGCCTTCGTCTCTTCGAAAGAGAGCCGTTTGGCAATTGCATTCCCGCTGTCGTAGGCAGTCCTTATGAGATCTTCCAGCGGAATATGGAAGTTTTTGTCGATAGTGATCTTGATGATGCCAAGGGTCTGTCTCCGGAGCGCAAAGGGGTCCAGATTTCCTGTCGGGGTTATGCCGACAGAGAAGAAGGATACCAGTGAATCTATCTTGTCGGCGATGCCGGCGATTGACCCGGGTATGGTTGCGGGAAGCCCCCCGTTTCCTCCTGTCGGCAGGTAATGTTCTTCTATCGCCTGCGCCACATCCTGGTCCTCGCCCTGAATGGAGGCGTAGATCCTGCCCATGGTGCCCTGCAGTTCAGGAAACTCTCCGACCATGTGGGTGAGGAGGTCTGTCTTCATGATCCTGACGGCCCGCTCTATTGTATCAGCATTGCCAAGATTCAGAGATGTGGAGATGTGGCGCGCAATGGCCATAACCCGTTCGGTCTTGTCCTTCAGCGTCCCCAGTTTTACATGGAACACGATGGAAGAGAGGCGCTCGTACCTTTCGAGGAGCCCCACCTTTTTGTCTTCCTCGAAGAAGAACTGCGCGTCGGCAAGCCGTGCCCTGAGTACCTTCTCGTTGCCCCTGATGACGTTCGCGTCGTCCTTCGGGACCGTATTGGCAAAGAATATGAAATAGGGCAGGAGCTCGCCGTCTTCTCCCTCGATGGGGATGTAGCGCTGGTGGCTCTTCATGACGTTTACGAGGACCTCTTTCGGGATGCTCAGGTATTCCTTATCATAGCCTCCCCGCAACGGGTAAGGGTATTCGGTGATATAGAGGATCTCCTTTATCAGTTCTTCGTCGCGGATCGCCTTGCCATTTGTCTCTTTCTCGATCCTGTCGATGCCCTCAAGGATCGTCTTCATCCTTTCTGCCTCGTTGACGATGATGTAGTTTGCCTTCAGTTTTTCAAAATACTCGGACGGGTCTTTGATCCCGATG encodes:
- the glyS gene encoding glycine--tRNA ligase subunit beta, with the protein product MKTLLLEIGTEEIPARFTEPEKEGLLKLLQDGFTFSRLSFGDINIQTTPRRIAAIVANVAEKQEETTTIKFGPPLNRAYDESGNPTKAATGFAKSQGVAIEDLKRGVKDGVEFITVEKLETGRQAIEILPDLLQDIIAKIPFQKKMRWGTESFEFARPIQWLLALFGNQPVKLTIADVQSGSVTYGHRFLSTGPIGIKDPSEYFEKLKANYIIVNEAERMKTILEGIDRIEKETNGKAIRDEELIKEILYITEYPYPLRGGYDKEYLSIPKEVLVNVMKSHQRYIPIEGEDGELLPYFIFFANTVPKDDANVIRGNEKVLRARLADAQFFFEEDKKVGLLERYERLSSIVFHVKLGTLKDKTERVMAIARHISTSLNLGNADTIERAVRIMKTDLLTHMVGEFPELQGTMGRIYASIQGEDQDVAQAIEEHYLPTGGNGGLPATIPGSIAGIADKIDSLVSFFSVGITPTGNLDPFALRRQTLGIIKITIDKNFHIPLEDLIRTAYDSGNAIAKRLSFEETKASLTEFVTTRFKFAMIDENHNQDFVESVLPFVAQDIYDGYLRLLALETQKSIADFERLMVGFRRVYNITKQLSGEMVVDPKLFSLKEEDELYNLYGSKKDEFFSFMAGRRYDNALAILVSFKET